The window agtaatttaatttcttaagGAACTAGtgatgtacattttttttaattaataaagacTAAGATATGTCTGTCACAATTTTGCAATGAATTACAATGGGCCAATAACCCTACTGAGTGTTGAGAAAACCCTGAAGATTTTCAAAATGAATAGGCCTTTCTCATAGACAACCCTTATATATGTTAGAGTCCTAAATATAAGACTCATAGATGTTGCTTTCTCTTATGCAGCTATTAAATACGACAACATAGATGTGTTTGGTTACGCAGCCTGGTCACTCCTTGATGGCTTTGAATGGCAGCATGCTTACAACATCAGGCGTGGATTATTTTATGTAgatttcagaagtgaaaaaaaggaaaggattcCCAAGTCATCTGCACTTTATTATAAACAAATCATACGAGAAAATGGCTTCTTCCCAAAGGAGTCTACCCCAAGCTTGCAAGCTCAGTTCTCCTGTGACTTCTCCTGGGGTATCACTGAATCTGTTCTCAAGGTAAGTGTAAAATACTGGGGAGACTGCTGGAGGCAGAGCAATCAGCAACTACTTTGTGAATAAATGACTATGTATGGCACCTTGCATTCAGGAATCTCATTGCATActgcaaacagaaattaaaccTAGCCATAATTGCCTAAGTTCAGTTTTATGTACTTTACAGGCTTTTGGGTGAGCTAGTCAGAGAGTGCTGGTGTGTTCCTGCAGCAGCAGACCCCGCTGCAGGAGCCCTTCCAAGGCTGGCCCATCCTTCGCCTTCCCTCTGCTTGCATCTCCACAGGACAGATATGATCAGGACATTTCAGACTAAGAAGTTGACCCCAACCAATTGttcctggtttatttttaaaccaagagAGTTTCCCAATCCAGTTCACAGTGTGGCCATTGGGATGCCTGTGACAGCGCAACAGAGAGGGTGGCACAGGGTGGTTatgctggtggcagcagagctACCTGCAGTCTCAAGGTCTCATCTAAAGCTACTGAACAAGGCAGAAGAAGATTCCTGGGTTGAGCCTGGCTCTAAGTGCCACTTAGACAAGCAGATAAAAagccattctttaaaaaaaccttatacCACAGGCAAAGATAACCAACATCAGAACATGCAACTTCTACCGTCTGAGCTCACATTTGAAAGCAGATCACACCACCTTTTTTCCAAACTAGTTCCTACAgtatttatttctactttaaattTAGTAGATAAGCTAATCATATATATGGCCAGTATTGGGATACTCTTTTTGTCATCACATACAGAAAGATGGTCCAATGACCAACATCAGcctcaaaaaataacaaaacaccaTAATCTATTCACTGACAACCATACGAAAAAAAGTAAAGCTTTGATGTATTTTGTTAATATACAGCATTTTCTTAAATCAGatttaatctaaatattttaaacttcactatattgtatttaaaatcctacaaaaaatatttttaaaaaatggaatagaAAGTGCTACACAGAACCTTGTTAACTAGTAGAGATAGTAAAGATATAACTAAATGCTACAAGTTGTTTGTGTCACATATTTGCATAGGCAAAAGGACTACCAGTAAAACCAGGGAACACTATGCCACAGTTTCACAAGGTTGATCTCAACAGCAGTGCCAAAATAATCCGTGCCTGCCTTGTATATGCCCTGGTGCTTGTTCTTACCACCCCACTTTCCTGCCAGCTGCCTGAGAACTGCTGTTTGCACAACCACGGAGTGAACTCAGTCAGGGAGATTTATCTGTGTGAAAATATATGTTGTGTAGGCAGGGCAAATGCCAAGGTGTAGCTGAGTAGAAAGAATGCAATTTTAATGTTTCCTGTaaataaaaggaacagaaaaggtaAGACGACCACTAGCACAGTCAAAGCCCATATAGGTGAGTTGGCTATCCCCTTCCCCTTGGAGCATCTAAGCAGGACCTTCTGACATCCAGCACTAATCCTACAGCCAAACACAAGCAGAAATGCAGACTATGAGCAGGCATTCATCTAATTAAACCCCATTGTAAcataccatttttattttcacaggcaGAATCCATGGCTTCCTCACCACAGTTTTGTGATTCCAGCCTGTACCTCTGGAATGTCACAGGAGATGGGCTCCTGCACAAAGTTAAAGGAGTGAAGCTAAAAACGCGACCAGCACAGTGCACGGATTTTGTCAGTATTAAAAAGCAACTCGACctcctggaaaaaatgaaagtCACCCATTACAGATTTGCTCTTGACTGGTCACTGATTTTACCCAATGGAGATTTGTCAGTGGTCAACAGGCAAGTTCTTAGGTATTACAGATGCGTGATTAGCGAAGTATTGAAACTCAATGTTCAATCCATGGTCACCTTATATTATCCAACTCACGCCTACCTGGGCCTGCCAGGTCCTTTGCTGCAGACAGGAGGATGGTTGAACCAGTCTACTGCCTACGCTTTTCAGGACTATGCAGCTTTATGTTTTCGGGAACTTGGTGATTTGGTAAAACTTTGGATTACAATAAATGAGCCTAACCGGCTAAGCAATGTCTACAATAGGAGCAGCAATGATACATATCGGGCAGCACACAATTTATTAATAGCACATGCCATGGCCTGGAGAATATATGATGAGCAGTACCGGTCCTTTCAATATGGAAaagtgtccctgtccctgcattCAGACTGGGCTGAACCTGCCAACCCCTACTTTGAATCTCATTCAAAAGCTGCCAACAGGTTTCTTCAGTTTGAAATAGGCTGGTTTGCTGATCCCATATTTAAGACTGGGGACTATCCAGCTACTATGAGGGAATACATCGGCTTTAAACACAGAACAGGCCTCTCGTATTCTTTGTTGCCATCTTTCACAAGTGAGGAAAAGCAGCTCATCAAAGGTGCAGCTGATTTTTATGCACTGAACCATTTCACCACCAGATTTGTGATTCATGAACCTCAGAATGGGAGCCAGTATGAATTTGATCGTGACATCCAATTTCTGCAGGATATCACCTGCCTGAGCTCCCCTTCTCGTTTGGCAGTGGTGCCCTGGGGGGTGCGCAAAATTCTCAGGTGGATTAAAAAAAACTATGGTGACATTGATATTTACATCACAGCAAATGGAATAGATGACCAGTCCTTAGATAATGATGAACTTCGAAATTATTACTTGGGAAAATATCTACAAGAGGTTTTAAAAGGTGAGTATATGATAGATTCAAGTTCCTCAGGGCCATTTCTGCAGCACAGACTCAGGCATTCCTTAAACAAGCACTGAAGACTTGCCCCAGACAGAGCAAGCAGCTCTGGTCAAGAAGCAGTACCCGGCCATCAGCATTCATCCCCCTGAGGGGCCTGATTCTGCAGTCACACTCAGGGCAAATACAGCATAAAGCAATGGCACCAAGCCCCTCATGTGAAATGCAGCCACAGCTGCTTCCAGTTTCAACCATGTGAGAAGCCATCTGGGCATGTATATACAGCAGATTAGTTACTCAGAAGCTAGTAGGGGGCACTTCAGACAGACAACTCCCAAGATACAACCCTAATTTCTGCTCTACAAAGAAAGGCAGGAGCCTCCTTACTTGCTTGCTGAGCTAGGGTCACTGGTCAGGAAAGCACAAGCAAGTCCAAGGAGACCCGGAGGGACATACAGAAGTACAACAGGTCACCAGATTTTTAAGGAGTTGCTGTTGGAGAGAGTCAAACTCTAGTTCCTGTTCCACTACTTGTTTTCTCCTGAGCACCTACAGAAATCTAGTTCTTCACTTTAGAGAAAAATTATTAACAATCATGGAGGTACTGGACAAAAAAGTTCAAGACAATGATCTACAGCAATAGCTTGTTGTATAATAAATATTGTGGGTACCTCACCCCTCCCATCCCTCTTCCTTCAACCAAACATTAAAAGGAAAGCAGTGAGCCACAGGACACCAGAAAGGCCTCAGTATCTGAACCATACAGCCATAACAAGACATACAATACATCCCTGCACTCATTATTCCCTATTGTGAACACTAGTGTGTTCCCTGACAGGAACATGGGGTGTCTAAAAGCCCTTCTGAGGCACCTGTCCTCAAACACAGTCTATGTATTCTGGCTTCTCCTCTCTAGGAGCTAGCTATGTAAAAAACAAGACAGATCTTATTCATGGCTAAGCAGGGCTCCAGATTACTTTTAGACACCAACAAGAAACAGGGTATTCCTTCTCCAAGGCTTAGCTCTTTCTCAATTACTGTAGGACTGATGCTTTGaggcaagctttgtggagaaatccccttgcaccctggccggagtaaacatacctgctttataactctattcgagttgtagagtctttttttccatgaatcagGACTAGTGAGCATTTGCCAACTTATTTTCCACACTAATTTCACACTGCAAACAAAGGAACAGTAAGTTACTAAAGACAGTaagttattaaaggaaatggctGTTTGAAGGGCACTTCATCATAGTATTCCCATTTTAGTTTTCAGATAGCATGACACTTTATAGTACTCACAAAAAGATCCCAACTGACAATGTTCTTGCTTAATCTGGATTACATCCCAATTATGGTCTCTGCTTACACATGATTTGGAGAGATGTTTACTCACCAAGGTCTGCTATTTATGATTTCATTCAAGTATTTTCACCCAACACTTGGTGGGTGACATAGAGTCATGTGCTGCAGGGCTGAGCAGCTGGGTTTGGAGCAGGGCAGTAATTTTCAGAAAACTCCTCTCATGACACAGATGGGCAGCTGTTCCCCTTGAGTCATTGCAGCTGGGTTCAGTAAAAAGCAGCATCTGGCTTTTCCCAGAAAAGCAAGCTCTCAGCTCTAACTCTGTTCAAATCCAGATTTCACAGAGTAGGTCCAGAAAATTCccaaattctactttttttttttgaacaatgAGGCACTGTTTCTACTTAAGTAAGACAGAAGCAGTAAAtgtaaggaaatattttatgataCAACTACAGTTTTTTAATTGATTGATTCATCATTTGAAATCTGAACTCATTACCTGAAAGTTTGCAGGTCATACAAGGTTTTATTAAtacttggttttgattttcttttcccttctcagcaTACTACATTGATAAAGTCAAGATTAAAGGCTACTATGCATTTAAACTGACTGAAGAGAAATCTAAACCCAGATTTGGATTCTTCACTTCGGATTCAAAAGGAAAGCCTTCAGTAAAATTTTACAATAACCTGATAAGCAACAACGGCTTTCCTGCTGACTATTCAGTCTGTGGTCCCTCCAACCAAGAAAAGCAGTGtagtttctgtttgtttatttctcaAAAGAAGCCGCTAATATTCTTTGCCTGCTGCCTTTTCTCTACCCTTATCTTACTTTTAACTATTATTgtttttcacaaaagaaaaagaagaaaacgtTTTAAGGCAAAAAGCATCCAGTGcatctgtgtttcattttaagaCAGGGGTACAAGCCCACTTTCAGTGAGATCCATCCCTATTTGCATTCTACAGAGGATGATGCAGATCAGACAACAGTAGAAAAGCACTACGTGAGTCACTCCAATCATAACACACCAAGCATTTCATTTGCAAACGGAAAGTAATCATATGCACAGGAAGAAGAGCTATGACGACATTTGTTTCTGCTAAAATTACTTTTATCAACCTGCTGTATGCAGAAGATAAAtccatctatttaaaaaaaaaaaaaaaagaaaaaacattttatgacTCTCCTGTGCCTTGGAATAACCTTTCAAACAGTTTGACTTGAAAAGAGACAGTAAGCTGTGAGAACCGATATGCACTTTTCTATGAACCTCTAGACCACAGCGTTTTGTGATGTATATTCATGTTATGAATGTTGTTAAGCATAAAACTGCAGTTGTTAGGGTTTACAAATAAACGTGTTATTAAAACCCACAAACTTTCAACAAAGTACAACACCAAGAATGAGATGTCCTGGGCCAGCTTCTGAAGATACCTCTAAAAGAACAAACCCAAGTTAACTCCATTATTGACCAACATACCTCTTACGTAGTGGGTGAAGTAGAGATCAGATGTTAACATTTTAAGCAAATGTAACTGGACCCCCGGGAGACAAGCCAAAATAACATACAATCACTATTTTTCATCTCCAGCCATAAAGATTTTTACTAGCAGAGAACATAGTAAGTATTAATCCACTTAAGAGGACAATGAATAATGATAATTCAAAATTGCACTTTTTcatggaaataaatatatattatcaTCTTAGCTCTGGTCAAGTGCCAGTGCAAGCCATAGGAAGAATAAAACCATGACAGTTTATTGCTACTGCTACATTAAACAAGAGCTACCAAGCCAGGCATAATGCTCTTAAAGGATGAATGAACCTCCTTCTCATTTAAACTTTTCAGGGACCAAAGCCCAAGGTTTCCCTTGGTCTGGTTTTGGTCATCTCAAAATGTACCCAGGAGGCTCTTGCCGTGACCTACACTATCACTGACGCTTTGCACTGGCCAGACTTTTCAGCCAGGGAATCAGATCACATCACTTCTCAGGCAGGTACCACACACCTCTGGAGAGGAACAGAGAAGCTGCTCTAGGAATGCAATGAAGGGCAAAAAGAGCCATCAGTGAAGTACCTACTGCCTTCCTCCACTTCATGACCTTCTTTTCCAGTGACTAGTACCATTTTCAAGACACAGTAAAATCCCCAACCTGTTCCCACTAGAAGCTAGTTACCTCAGTCTTTAGGTCCCTAAAACAGACAG of the Athene noctua chromosome 4, bAthNoc1.hap1.1, whole genome shotgun sequence genome contains:
- the KLB gene encoding beta-klotho, producing the protein MCGQRLERFVAFWTLVFIRIVTGLAGEGRSVWKKDTHFSPVSETQMFLYDTFPKEFLWGVGTGAFQVEGSWRKDGKGSSIWDRFIHSEFRDAGSTDASSDSYTLLDKDLSALDFLGVTFYQFSISWSRLFPTGVVAAPNEKGLQYYNTLIDSLLYRNIDPMVTLYHWDLPLMLQEKYGGWKNESVIDIFNDYATFCFQTFGDRVKYWITIHNPYLVAWHGYGTGIHAPGERGKITTIYSVGHNLIKAHAKVWHNYRKHFKPYQKGMMSIVLGSHWIEPNKSEDALDISKCQQSMDRVLGWFAKPIHGDGDYPEELKNEFSFLPRFTEDEKNYIKGTADFFAFSFGPNNFKPPNTLPKMGQNLSLNLREVLNWIQLEYNSPRILIAENGWFTDSHVKTDDTTAIYMMKNFINKVLQAIKYDNIDVFGYAAWSLLDGFEWQHAYNIRRGLFYVDFRSEKKERIPKSSALYYKQIIRENGFFPKESTPSLQAQFSCDFSWGITESVLKAESMASSPQFCDSSLYLWNVTGDGLLHKVKGVKLKTRPAQCTDFVSIKKQLDLLEKMKVTHYRFALDWSLILPNGDLSVVNRQVLRYYRCVISEVLKLNVQSMVTLYYPTHAYLGLPGPLLQTGGWLNQSTAYAFQDYAALCFRELGDLVKLWITINEPNRLSNVYNRSSNDTYRAAHNLLIAHAMAWRIYDEQYRSFQYGKVSLSLHSDWAEPANPYFESHSKAANRFLQFEIGWFADPIFKTGDYPATMREYIGFKHRTGLSYSLLPSFTSEEKQLIKGAADFYALNHFTTRFVIHEPQNGSQYEFDRDIQFLQDITCLSSPSRLAVVPWGVRKILRWIKKNYGDIDIYITANGIDDQSLDNDELRNYYLGKYLQEVLKAYYIDKVKIKGYYAFKLTEEKSKPRFGFFTSDSKGKPSVKFYNNLISNNGFPADYSVCGPSNQEKQCSFCLFISQKKPLIFFACCLFSTLILLLTIIVFHKRKRRKRFKAKSIQCICVSF